AGCTTGAGAGCTATAAATCTCGAGGGAAACTTCCCAACGATCTCTATTTTCTTTAGCCTATCCTCAAGGCTGATAATATACCTTTCCACGCCCCTACAGAACTTTGGGGGAGATGTCTTAACGCCCTCCTCCACCGCCTTTAAGGCCGTCTCAAAGAGCTCCTTCACACCCTTACCTCTCTTGGCAATTGCCGGAACCACCGGAACACCAAGTATCTCAGAGAGCTTATCCACATCTATAACTATTCCCTTTTCAAGCGCTTCATCCATCATGTTTAAGCAAACTATCATAGGTAGCTCAAGTTCCATAAGCTCTATCGTAAATTCTAAGCTCCTTGAAAGAAGAGAGGCATCTATTACGTTAATATAAAGGTCTGCACCGGTTCGCAGTATAAACCTGCGTGATTCCCTTTCCGCCTCATCCGTGGGAGAAAGCGAATAGATCCCAGGCAAATCTATAAGCTCAAAGACTCTGTTGCCAAATCGAACATCGCTTATAGTATAAGAAACCGTTGTACCGGGAAAGTTAGATGTCACAGACCTGTACCCCGCTACCTGATTAAATATCGTGCTCTTCCCACAATTAGGTTGACCTACAAGAGCTATCCTCAGCTTATCCTTTCCACCCAAATTCTTGAAGCAACTCCTTTCCCAAGGGCAACTCTCGTGTTGTTAACCTCTATCATTATGGGCCCGCCAAAGAAAGCGCTTTTAGAAACGCGAACCTCTATGCCCGGCATAACGCCGAGCTGAATCAATCTCATCCTAAACCCTCTTCCTCCCATTATGCTAACTACCCTGCCTCTTTCCCCTTCACGAAGTCTATCGAGAGAAATGACGTCTTTCATCTTATCCTCACCCTCGCTCATAAACAAAGAGCGCAAAATGCTTTCCAAAAATCTTAGCTTCGTTTATTATAGCACAGAAGGTGATATAATAAGATGCATGAGCTTTGATATATTCCTGAGAAATATCCCCATTAGGATTAAAACTGACGAAGTAAGGAGGTATCTCGGAGAATACAGGGGAATAACGGTTGTCCCAGAGAGAATCAACGCGATAATAAAGAAGCTATCAGCCATAAGCAGAGCGTTCATTAAT
The Synergistota bacterium genome window above contains:
- a CDS encoding ferrous iron transport protein A, encoding MKDVISLDRLREGERGRVVSIMGGRGFRMRLIQLGVMPGIEVRVSKSAFFGGPIMIEVNNTRVALGKGVASRIWVERIS